Proteins encoded in a region of the Corynebacterium breve genome:
- the rplA gene encoding 50S ribosomal protein L1, with protein MAKKSKAYTEALAKVDREKLYHPLEAVTLAKETSSKNYDASIDVAMRLSVDPRKADQLVRGTVSLPNGTGKTVRVAVFAEGEKATAAEEAGADIVGTDKLIEQINEGTIDFDVAIATPDQMAKVGRVARVLGPRGLMPNPKTGTVTPDVAKAIQDVKGGKISFRVDKASNLHALIGKASFTPEQLAENYGALLDEILRLKPSSAKGVYLKKIAVSSTNGPGVLVDTSVQKNYAAKPE; from the coding sequence ATGGCCAAGAAGTCCAAGGCATACACCGAGGCTCTCGCTAAGGTTGACCGCGAGAAGCTGTACCACCCGCTCGAGGCAGTCACCCTTGCGAAGGAGACCTCCTCTAAGAACTACGACGCTTCCATCGACGTTGCAATGCGTCTCAGCGTAGACCCACGTAAGGCTGACCAGCTTGTTCGTGGCACCGTATCCCTGCCTAACGGCACCGGTAAGACCGTCCGCGTTGCTGTTTTCGCTGAAGGCGAGAAGGCTACCGCAGCTGAGGAAGCTGGCGCAGACATCGTTGGTACCGACAAGCTGATCGAGCAGATCAACGAAGGCACCATCGACTTCGATGTTGCAATCGCTACCCCAGACCAGATGGCTAAGGTCGGCCGCGTTGCGCGTGTCCTGGGCCCTCGTGGTCTGATGCCTAACCCTAAGACCGGCACCGTCACCCCTGACGTTGCAAAGGCTATCCAGGACGTCAAGGGCGGCAAGATCTCCTTCCGCGTTGACAAGGCGTCCAACCTGCATGCTCTGATCGGCAAGGCATCGTTCACCCCTGAGCAGCTGGCTGAGAACTACGGCGCGCTCCTCGATGAGATTCTGCGTTTGAAGCCATCCTCCGCGAAGGGTGTTTACCTGAAGAAGATTGCTGTTTCTTCGACCAACGGCCCAGGCGTCCTCGTGGATACCTCCGTTCAGAAGAACTACGCAGCAAAGCCTGAGTAA
- a CDS encoding serine hydrolase domain-containing protein yields the protein MLACIALASVVMFIVSPPARLSTTRTGEPEIAELLRKHAGWGHNNLSAFILVDGRVRYGGLGSDQATEFEIASVTKTFNGELLDQAVERGDVAYTTTVADIIGERAVDSELADVTLEELATHTAGLPRLGKTKLRNAVAMVIGANPYVGEDTDYVMDQALRAKLTDRGTENYSNLGHAVLGHLLAENAQLAYPELLQRDILTPLEMHSTYVALPGTVGPEAPRGVWASGRSVEAWEQEGYAPAGALRSTPEDMAKYAQAIVDKHDPNAVWVKEDNGTFWHNGASFGFTNDLIIDPASGTAVYVAGDTGSRVNYLAEDLLKAVQEGGL from the coding sequence GTGCTGGCCTGCATCGCACTGGCCAGCGTAGTGATGTTTATCGTCAGCCCACCCGCCCGCTTATCGACGACCCGCACCGGCGAGCCAGAAATAGCCGAGTTGTTGCGAAAGCACGCCGGTTGGGGGCACAACAACCTATCGGCCTTCATTCTTGTCGATGGGCGCGTGCGTTACGGGGGACTGGGTTCCGATCAAGCCACGGAATTTGAAATCGCTTCGGTAACAAAGACCTTCAATGGAGAACTCCTAGACCAAGCCGTTGAGCGTGGCGACGTGGCCTACACAACTACCGTGGCGGACATCATCGGAGAGCGCGCTGTAGATTCCGAGCTCGCTGATGTGACGTTGGAGGAACTTGCAACGCACACCGCAGGGCTACCTCGCCTGGGGAAAACGAAGCTACGCAACGCTGTGGCGATGGTGATCGGGGCCAATCCTTACGTGGGGGAAGACACCGACTATGTTATGGACCAGGCACTTCGTGCCAAGTTGACCGATAGAGGTACCGAAAATTACTCCAACCTGGGCCATGCGGTCCTCGGGCACTTGCTCGCCGAGAATGCCCAGCTAGCCTATCCAGAACTTCTGCAACGCGACATCCTCACACCACTTGAAATGCACTCGACCTACGTTGCGTTGCCGGGAACCGTCGGACCTGAGGCGCCACGGGGCGTGTGGGCGTCGGGCCGCAGTGTCGAGGCATGGGAGCAGGAAGGCTACGCCCCTGCCGGGGCACTGCGCTCGACGCCGGAAGATATGGCCAAGTATGCCCAGGCGATCGTCGATAAGCACGATCCGAATGCGGTATGGGTGAAGGAGGACAACGGCACCTTCTGGCACAACGGGGCGAGCTTCGGCTTTACCAATGACCTGATCATCGATCCTGCATCCGGCACCGCCGTCTACGTCGCAGGGGACACGGGTAGCAGAGTGAACTACTTGGCAGAGGACTTACTCAAAGCTGTTCAAGAGGGGGGACTGTAA
- a CDS encoding RDD family protein, producing MFTWQRCAALGTDLLFLAAITNALANFVIGGAAAHSYWVLLMFVFSFWLIRSGMQVLFGGSLGQLMTKVRIHKPLSRTQALLRNSWILLYTIPTIGPWLTVAVIAVLFGAVLIDPDRRGLHDRVAGTEVFLANK from the coding sequence ATGTTTACCTGGCAACGATGCGCCGCATTGGGCACAGACCTGCTCTTCCTGGCTGCGATAACAAACGCATTGGCAAACTTCGTGATCGGTGGCGCGGCTGCCCACAGCTACTGGGTGCTGCTCATGTTTGTATTTTCGTTCTGGTTAATTCGCTCTGGCATGCAGGTGCTGTTCGGGGGATCGCTTGGGCAGCTGATGACCAAAGTGCGCATCCACAAACCGCTGAGCAGGACTCAAGCGCTTCTGCGTAATTCGTGGATTTTGCTCTACACCATCCCCACGATTGGGCCGTGGCTGACCGTCGCAGTGATAGCGGTGCTGTTCGGCGCGGTCCTCATCGATCCAGACCGTCGCGGATTACATGATCGCGTCGCAGGTACAGAGGTATTTCTAGCAAATAAATAA
- a CDS encoding winged helix-turn-helix domain-containing protein has protein sequence MATDEQLSALESRIEQLEKRVADLESDPNAPHDAIATGRIVFGGELEIGGGNITYSWERPAWFLTGDAWEPSFQRIAALASPIRAHVLRRLVEKPATVAELVDDGVFTSTGKAYHHLNDLLKAGWLEKDAQGKHSVPPARIVPLMVIAAAGEDH, from the coding sequence ATGGCTACCGATGAACAACTTTCTGCTCTTGAGTCCCGCATCGAGCAGCTAGAGAAACGCGTCGCCGACCTCGAATCCGATCCCAACGCACCGCACGACGCTATCGCCACCGGTCGCATCGTGTTCGGCGGCGAACTGGAAATAGGCGGCGGAAACATCACCTACTCCTGGGAGCGCCCGGCCTGGTTCCTTACCGGCGACGCCTGGGAGCCTTCGTTTCAACGCATTGCCGCACTCGCTAGTCCTATTCGCGCCCACGTGCTGCGCAGGCTAGTGGAAAAGCCGGCTACGGTCGCGGAGCTTGTCGACGATGGCGTGTTCACCTCTACCGGCAAGGCCTACCACCACCTCAACGATTTGCTCAAGGCCGGATGGCTGGAAAAAGACGCGCAAGGCAAGCATTCGGTCCCTCCCGCGAGGATCGTGCCACTCATGGTGATCGCTGCCGCTGGAGAGGATCACTAG
- a CDS encoding phytoene desaturase family protein — protein sequence MSDQLRAVIVGSGPNGLTAAARLATAGWEVDVYERADSIGGAAASTSTTFSNDAIVDLGAAGHPFGVASPAFRSLDLEQHGLEWVTAPYEMAHPLVDDDTAFLSNSLEETAASLGEDAQAWKRLHGPTVSHIDQHLENFLGPILRWPNHPLRMVQFGPPALLPASVLGKALFTTERARALLAGSAVHAIASPAKPCTGAFGMLFGGLGMTRGWPVARGGTQAIVDALSSVITLNGGKLHTGREVTDLRELPPADATVLNLTPRQILRLRGTDLPDAKKRQLGRWKYGTATYKVDFLLSEPVPWTDPRVGQAGTVHLGGKIEEIAFAEDEAAAGRMPERPFVMACQQFAADPSRGLTLWTYAHVPHGYVEKHPNEVRDAIINQIERFAPGFRDTIVAAEDTSPAALEDWNPNLVGGDIAGGSMSGAQVLLRPGLALRPHRLRRGLYLASASTPPGAGVHGMPGWWAAHEAMVDHKRTL from the coding sequence ATGAGTGACCAACTCCGCGCCGTCATCGTCGGTTCAGGCCCTAACGGTCTCACGGCCGCCGCACGCCTTGCCACCGCTGGCTGGGAAGTTGACGTCTACGAGCGCGCAGACTCCATCGGAGGGGCAGCCGCCTCGACGAGCACGACGTTTAGCAACGATGCCATTGTCGATCTCGGAGCCGCCGGCCACCCGTTCGGGGTCGCAAGCCCCGCCTTCCGCTCGCTCGATCTGGAGCAGCACGGCTTGGAGTGGGTGACAGCGCCATATGAGATGGCGCACCCGCTTGTCGACGACGACACCGCCTTCCTGTCCAATTCCCTTGAGGAAACGGCTGCGTCACTGGGCGAAGATGCTCAAGCATGGAAACGCCTGCATGGCCCCACCGTTTCCCATATCGATCAACACCTAGAGAACTTCCTCGGACCCATCCTCCGCTGGCCCAACCATCCGCTGCGCATGGTGCAATTCGGCCCGCCAGCGCTTCTTCCCGCCAGTGTCTTAGGAAAAGCGCTATTTACAACGGAGCGAGCCCGCGCTCTCCTCGCTGGCAGCGCCGTCCACGCCATCGCATCCCCGGCGAAGCCATGTACTGGTGCTTTCGGCATGCTGTTCGGGGGTCTCGGAATGACGCGTGGCTGGCCCGTAGCCAGAGGCGGAACCCAGGCGATCGTCGATGCGCTCAGTTCCGTGATTACCTTGAATGGCGGAAAGCTCCACACTGGCAGGGAAGTAACAGACTTGCGCGAGCTGCCGCCGGCGGATGCCACCGTACTTAACCTCACCCCACGCCAGATCCTCCGGTTGCGTGGCACGGACCTGCCGGATGCGAAGAAGCGCCAACTCGGTCGGTGGAAATATGGCACCGCGACGTACAAGGTCGACTTTCTCTTAAGCGAGCCGGTGCCGTGGACTGATCCGCGCGTCGGCCAGGCCGGTACCGTCCACTTGGGCGGCAAAATAGAAGAGATTGCCTTCGCCGAAGATGAAGCTGCAGCTGGGCGAATGCCCGAGCGCCCCTTTGTGATGGCCTGCCAGCAGTTTGCCGCGGATCCTTCCCGAGGCCTCACCTTGTGGACCTACGCCCATGTCCCACACGGGTACGTCGAAAAGCACCCTAACGAGGTGCGTGATGCCATCATCAATCAGATCGAGAGGTTCGCGCCGGGGTTCCGCGACACCATCGTCGCGGCAGAAGACACCAGCCCCGCCGCGCTCGAGGACTGGAACCCCAATCTAGTGGGAGGCGACATCGCCGGCGGATCTATGAGCGGGGCGCAGGTGCTTCTTCGCCCAGGCCTAGCGCTGCGGCCTCACCGTCTTCGCCGCGGCCTATATCTGGCCAGCGCCTCCACTCCGCCGGGTGCCGGAGTCCACGGAATGCCGGGGTGGTGGGCCGCCCACGAAGCGATGGTCGACCACAAGCGCACTCTTTAG
- the rplJ gene encoding 50S ribosomal protein L10 yields MANPKNTAELAALKEKFEGASSVVLTEYRGLTVSQLQELRGELGFDVELHVAKNTLVKIAANENGIEGLDDLLTGPTAVAFIKGEAVDAAKVMKKFAKDNDKFIVKGGYMDGNTLTADDVSAIAEMDNRETTLAKIAGAFQGSLAKAAGLFQAPASKTARLVAALQDKQEAA; encoded by the coding sequence ATGGCAAACCCAAAGAATACTGCAGAACTCGCAGCACTCAAGGAGAAGTTTGAAGGAGCCAGCTCCGTTGTACTGACCGAGTACCGCGGCCTGACTGTCTCTCAGCTCCAGGAGCTACGCGGAGAGCTGGGCTTTGATGTCGAACTCCACGTCGCCAAGAACACCCTCGTCAAGATCGCTGCTAACGAGAATGGCATTGAGGGTCTCGATGATCTTCTGACCGGACCAACCGCTGTCGCCTTCATCAAGGGTGAAGCAGTTGACGCCGCGAAGGTCATGAAGAAGTTCGCCAAGGACAATGACAAGTTCATCGTCAAGGGCGGCTACATGGATGGCAATACGCTGACTGCTGATGATGTCAGTGCTATCGCCGAGATGGACAACCGCGAGACCACTCTTGCCAAGATCGCTGGCGCTTTCCAGGGCTCCTTGGCCAAGGCTGCTGGCCTGTTCCAGGCACCTGCATCCAAGACTGCACGTCTGGTTGCTGCGCTGCAGGACAAGCAAGAAGCTGCATAA
- the rplL gene encoding 50S ribosomal protein L7/L12 codes for MAKLTKDELIEQFKEMTLIELSEFLKEFEEVFDVTAAAPVAVAAAGAPAAGGEAAAEEKDEFDVVLTAAGDKKIGVIKAVREIVSGLGLKDAKEMVESAPKAILEGANKEDAEAAKEKLEAAGASVELK; via the coding sequence ATGGCTAAGCTCACCAAGGACGAGCTCATTGAGCAGTTCAAGGAAATGACCCTCATCGAGCTCTCTGAGTTCCTCAAGGAATTCGAAGAGGTCTTCGACGTAACCGCTGCTGCTCCAGTTGCTGTTGCAGCTGCAGGCGCACCTGCTGCTGGCGGCGAAGCTGCTGCAGAGGAGAAGGACGAGTTCGACGTTGTCCTGACCGCTGCTGGCGACAAGAAGATCGGCGTCATTAAGGCTGTCCGCGAAATCGTTTCCGGCCTGGGTCTGAAGGACGCAAAGGAAATGGTTGAGTCCGCACCTAAGGCTATCCTCGAGGGCGCGAACAAGGAAGACGCAGAAGCTGCAAAGGAAAAGCTCGAAGCAGCTGGCGCATCTGTCGAGCTGAAGTAA
- a CDS encoding DUF3068 domain-containing protein: MLPKSRLFSALLVGLGVALIVAGLVAPRFLLGDGRFPLDLENTTYTLVDDDARFEDESTPVTRQMHLEIQNPADDEMVSLRMGNSLFHGEEADQLDNLVTAETWSWQMNRVTGDPLDSASLSSVMVMPATKVDMGGPWIKLPVENDADEVNLFDPMLRRTAPAVREGEHQLLGRQADSYAQTIEPTNLAREYAAMQNTKTVEDGEGNAQQLYLTYEAKRVLTVDHITGLVIGITEDVDMYYADADGNRVENYVTYAAETSGNDARMKQLERVASQGTSRNATIVVMTLGGVLTLLGLIGAFRPEGRRKS, from the coding sequence ATGCTTCCAAAGTCCCGCCTCTTTTCTGCACTACTAGTCGGCCTCGGCGTTGCCCTGATCGTCGCTGGACTCGTCGCACCCCGCTTCCTGCTTGGCGACGGACGCTTTCCCCTGGACTTGGAAAACACCACATACACGCTTGTCGACGACGACGCGCGCTTCGAAGACGAATCCACTCCCGTCACGCGCCAGATGCACCTGGAAATCCAGAATCCGGCCGACGATGAAATGGTGTCGCTACGCATGGGCAACAGCTTGTTCCACGGTGAGGAAGCGGACCAGCTGGACAACCTAGTCACCGCAGAGACTTGGTCCTGGCAGATGAATCGAGTCACGGGCGACCCGCTGGACTCGGCCTCGTTGTCCTCTGTCATGGTGATGCCTGCAACCAAGGTGGACATGGGCGGCCCGTGGATCAAGCTGCCGGTGGAAAATGATGCCGATGAGGTCAACCTGTTTGACCCCATGCTTCGTCGTACTGCGCCTGCGGTGAGGGAAGGGGAACACCAGCTACTCGGACGCCAGGCCGATAGTTATGCCCAAACCATTGAACCGACGAATCTGGCGCGAGAGTACGCTGCCATGCAGAACACCAAGACTGTAGAGGACGGAGAGGGCAACGCGCAGCAGCTCTACCTCACCTACGAAGCAAAGCGAGTGCTCACCGTCGATCACATCACTGGTTTGGTCATCGGCATCACAGAAGACGTGGACATGTATTACGCAGATGCCGACGGCAACCGGGTAGAAAACTACGTGACCTATGCCGCCGAGACATCTGGGAATGACGCGCGCATGAAGCAATTAGAGCGAGTTGCTTCGCAAGGCACCTCACGAAACGCCACGATTGTGGTGATGACTTTGGGCGGTGTCCTCACCCTGCTCGGACTGATTGGCGCTTTCCGGCCGGAAGGGCGTCGGAAGTCCTAA
- a CDS encoding carboxymuconolactone decarboxylase family protein, which produces MFSMDKGQDFIQQTGTGEGFKEQLDKYAPGASDFIVGGIFGGTYQREGLELRDRQMLTMSALAAMGGTEPQLEGHILTAINQAGMSKEDVAECFVHLMPYIGVPKTLAAFRCMYRALGEA; this is translated from the coding sequence ATGTTCTCGATGGACAAAGGGCAAGATTTTATCCAACAAACTGGCACCGGCGAGGGGTTCAAGGAGCAGCTTGACAAGTACGCTCCGGGGGCATCGGATTTCATCGTCGGCGGGATCTTTGGTGGAACTTATCAGCGCGAGGGTCTAGAACTTCGCGATCGTCAGATGCTGACAATGTCCGCATTGGCAGCGATGGGCGGTACGGAGCCACAGCTCGAAGGCCACATTCTGACCGCAATCAACCAGGCGGGCATGTCGAAGGAAGATGTCGCTGAGTGTTTTGTCCATTTGATGCCGTACATCGGTGTACCTAAGACTCTCGCAGCCTTCCGCTGCATGTACCGCGCTTTAGGCGAGGCTTAG
- a CDS encoding DNA-directed RNA polymerase subunit beta, translated as MLEGPILAVSRQTKSVAEIPGAPKRYSFAKISEPIAVPGLLDVQSESFSWLVGTAEWRERQQELRGPDAHVTSGLEDILEELSPIQDYSGNMSLSLSEPRFEPVKYTIDECKDKDINYSAPLYVTAEFINNDTQEIKSQTVFIGDFPLMTDKGTFIVNGTERVVVSQLVRSPGVYFDETIDKSTERPLHAVKVIPSRGAWLEFDVDKRDTVGVRIDRKRRQPVTVLLKALGWTEAQITERFGFSEIMMSTLESDGVANTDEALLEIYRKQRPGEQPTRDLAQSLLENSFFKAKRYDLARVGRYKVNRKLGLGGDHDGLMTLTEEDIATSLEYLVRLHAGETEMTSPTGEIIPINTDDIDHFGNRRLRTVGELIQNQVRLGLSRMERVVRERMTTQDAESITPTSLINVRPVSAAIREFFGTSQLSQFMDQNNSLSGLTHKRRLSALGPGGLSRERAGIEVRDVHPSHYGRMCPIETPEGPNIGLIGALSSYARVNAFGFIETPYQKVVDGKLTDQVDYLTADEEDRYSIAEAATKMDAEGNIIEDRIEVRIKDGDIAVTDAQGVDYLDISPRQMVSVATAMIPFLEHDDANRALMGANMQKQAVPLLRAEAPYVATGMEQRAAYDAGDLVISEKAGVVENVSGDLITIMDDEGQRDTYLLRTYERTNQGTCYNQTPLVNMGDRVEAGQVIADGPGTKNGEMSLGRNLLVAFMPWEGHNYEDAIILNQRVVEDDILTSVHIEEHEIDARDTKLGAEEITREIPNVSEDVLKDLDERGIVRIGADVRDGDILVGKVTPKGETELTPEERLLRAIFGEKAREVRDTSLKVPHGETGKVIAVRRFSREDDDDLSPGVNEMIRVYVAQKRKIQDGDKMAGRHGNKGVVGKILPQEDMPFMADGTPVDIILNTHGVPRRMNIGQVLEVHLGWLAKAGWTVNPDDPANAALLETLPEALYDVPPESLTATPVFDGATNEEIAGLLANTKPNRDGDVMVDPDGKTILLDGRSGEPFPYPVSIGYMYMLKLHHLVDEKIHARSTGPYSMITQQPLGGKAQFGGQRFGEMEVWAMQAYGAAYTLQELLTIKSDDVVGRVKVYEAIVKGDNIPDPGIPESFKVLLKELQSLCLNVEVLAADGTAMELDGDDDDDHAGSSLGINLSRDEGASADTA; from the coding sequence GTGCTGGAAGGACCCATCTTGGCAGTCTCCCGCCAGACCAAGTCAGTGGCCGAAATCCCCGGAGCCCCGAAGCGGTACTCGTTCGCAAAGATCAGCGAACCGATTGCCGTTCCTGGGCTCCTTGACGTACAGTCCGAATCCTTTTCGTGGCTTGTTGGCACCGCCGAGTGGCGTGAACGTCAACAAGAACTCCGTGGGCCTGACGCTCACGTGACAAGCGGCCTTGAGGATATCCTCGAGGAGCTTTCCCCGATTCAGGACTACTCGGGCAACATGAGCTTGTCGCTCTCTGAACCGCGCTTCGAGCCGGTCAAGTACACCATTGACGAGTGTAAAGACAAAGATATCAACTACTCCGCGCCACTGTACGTGACCGCAGAGTTCATCAACAACGACACCCAAGAGATTAAGTCTCAGACGGTGTTCATCGGCGACTTCCCGCTGATGACAGACAAGGGTACGTTCATTGTGAACGGCACCGAGCGCGTTGTTGTTTCCCAGCTCGTGCGTTCCCCAGGTGTGTACTTCGATGAGACTATCGATAAGTCCACCGAGCGCCCGCTGCACGCAGTGAAGGTCATCCCTTCCCGCGGTGCGTGGCTGGAATTTGACGTGGACAAGCGTGACACCGTCGGTGTCCGTATTGACCGCAAGCGTCGTCAGCCAGTGACTGTCCTTCTGAAGGCACTTGGCTGGACCGAAGCACAGATCACCGAGCGCTTCGGCTTCTCCGAGATTATGATGTCCACCCTCGAGTCCGACGGCGTGGCAAACACGGACGAGGCACTCCTAGAGATCTACCGCAAGCAGCGCCCAGGCGAGCAGCCAACGCGTGATCTTGCACAGTCCCTGTTGGAAAACTCTTTCTTCAAGGCGAAGCGGTACGACCTCGCTCGCGTTGGCCGCTACAAGGTCAACCGCAAGCTCGGCCTCGGTGGCGATCACGATGGGCTGATGACCCTGACCGAAGAGGACATTGCAACCTCTCTGGAGTACTTGGTTCGTTTGCACGCAGGGGAGACCGAGATGACCTCCCCAACCGGCGAGATCATTCCGATCAACACTGACGACATCGACCACTTTGGTAACCGTCGTCTGCGCACCGTCGGCGAGCTGATCCAGAACCAGGTCCGCCTTGGCCTCTCCCGCATGGAGCGTGTCGTGCGTGAGCGCATGACCACTCAGGATGCAGAGTCGATCACCCCGACTTCTCTGATCAACGTTCGTCCAGTTTCGGCTGCTATCCGCGAGTTCTTCGGTACCTCGCAGCTGTCCCAGTTCATGGATCAGAACAACTCGCTATCGGGTCTGACCCACAAGCGCCGTCTGTCCGCACTGGGTCCTGGTGGCCTGTCCCGCGAACGCGCCGGTATTGAAGTTCGAGACGTTCACCCTTCGCACTACGGCCGCATGTGCCCGATTGAGACTCCGGAAGGCCCGAACATTGGTCTGATCGGCGCTCTGTCGTCCTATGCGCGCGTCAACGCGTTCGGTTTCATCGAGACTCCGTACCAGAAGGTAGTGGACGGCAAGCTCACCGATCAGGTGGATTACCTGACCGCTGATGAGGAAGATCGTTACTCCATCGCTGAAGCAGCCACCAAGATGGATGCTGAAGGCAACATCATCGAGGACCGTATCGAGGTCCGCATCAAGGACGGCGACATCGCGGTCACCGACGCTCAGGGCGTCGACTACCTCGATATCTCTCCACGCCAGATGGTCTCTGTGGCTACCGCCATGATTCCGTTCCTTGAGCACGACGATGCTAACCGTGCACTGATGGGTGCGAACATGCAGAAGCAGGCTGTGCCTCTTCTCCGTGCAGAAGCTCCTTATGTCGCAACCGGTATGGAACAGCGCGCCGCATACGACGCAGGCGACCTAGTCATTTCTGAGAAGGCCGGCGTTGTTGAAAACGTTTCCGGCGATCTGATCACCATCATGGATGACGAAGGCCAGCGCGACACCTACCTGCTGCGCACCTACGAGCGCACCAACCAGGGCACCTGCTACAACCAGACCCCACTGGTCAACATGGGCGACCGCGTTGAGGCAGGCCAGGTTATCGCTGACGGTCCAGGTACCAAAAACGGTGAAATGTCCCTCGGACGCAACCTACTCGTGGCGTTTATGCCATGGGAAGGCCACAACTACGAGGACGCGATCATCCTTAACCAGCGTGTTGTCGAAGACGACATCCTGACCTCCGTGCACATCGAAGAGCACGAGATCGATGCTCGTGACACCAAGCTCGGTGCAGAAGAGATCACCCGCGAGATTCCAAACGTTTCCGAAGATGTCCTCAAGGACCTCGACGAGCGCGGTATCGTTCGCATCGGTGCAGACGTCCGTGACGGCGACATCCTCGTCGGCAAGGTCACCCCGAAGGGCGAGACCGAGCTGACCCCAGAAGAGCGCTTGCTGCGCGCGATCTTCGGTGAGAAAGCTCGCGAGGTTCGCGATACTTCCCTGAAGGTGCCACACGGCGAGACCGGAAAGGTCATTGCAGTCCGTCGCTTCTCCCGCGAGGACGACGACGATCTGAGCCCAGGCGTTAACGAGATGATCCGCGTATACGTCGCCCAAAAGCGCAAGATCCAAGACGGCGACAAGATGGCTGGACGTCACGGCAACAAGGGTGTTGTCGGCAAGATTCTTCCACAGGAAGATATGCCATTCATGGCAGACGGCACCCCAGTGGACATCATCTTGAACACCCACGGTGTTCCACGTCGTATGAACATTGGTCAGGTTCTTGAAGTCCACTTGGGCTGGCTGGCCAAGGCTGGCTGGACCGTCAACCCAGACGATCCTGCAAACGCAGCGCTGCTGGAAACCCTCCCTGAGGCGCTTTACGATGTCCCACCAGAGTCGCTCACCGCAACCCCAGTGTTTGACGGCGCGACCAACGAGGAGATCGCAGGCCTGCTGGCGAACACCAAGCCAAACCGCGATGGTGACGTCATGGTGGACCCAGACGGCAAGACCATCCTTCTCGATGGCCGCTCCGGTGAGCCATTCCCATACCCAGTGTCGATCGGCTACATGTACATGCTGAAGCTGCACCACTTGGTTGATGAGAAGATCCACGCTCGTTCCACCGGTCCTTACTCCATGATTACCCAGCAGCCACTGGGTGGTAAGGCACAGTTCGGTGGCCAGCGCTTTGGTGAAATGGAGGTGTGGGCAATGCAGGCATACGGCGCTGCCTACACACTGCAGGAGCTGCTTACGATCAAGTCTGATGACGTGGTCGGACGTGTAAAGGTTTACGAAGCCATCGTCAAGGGCGACAACATCCCTGACCCGGGCATCCCAGAGTCCTTCAAGGTCTTGCTCAAGGAGCTCCAGTCGCTCTGCCTCAACGTTGAGGTTCTTGCGGCTGATGGCACCGCCATGGAGCTTGACGGCGACGACGATGATGACCACGCAGGTTCCTCCCTGGGCATCAACCTGTCGCGCGACGAAGGTGCCTCCGCGGATACCGCATAA